In a genomic window of Littorina saxatilis isolate snail1 linkage group LG6, US_GU_Lsax_2.0, whole genome shotgun sequence:
- the LOC138969427 gene encoding protein FRG1-like, whose amino-acid sequence MADSYSYVKGGKLTLKGSKHKKLKKHKHKKRKHEESSLAESSTSAHDKEDTQAHGGWWEIKNFDDITGNVAFEIGSSCYISSLDNGLLAVGPPRDQGDPPDPTEVFTVLKLGETKVAFKSGYDKYLGVDMERRVVGRSEAIANREQFEPVFQEGKMALNGCNNCFMSVNEEGDVVCMSSTAGDEQMIKLRSSAALEEDPLEKVPKEERGTVKDSEINYVKKFQSFQDRRLRVNQDDRAALKKAKHEGDFHETLLDRRAKMKADRYCK is encoded by the exons ATGGCTGACTCGTACTCATATGTAAAGGGTGGCAAGCTTACTCTGAAAGGCAGTAAGCATAAAAA GTTGAAGAAGCACAAGCACAAGAAAAGGAAACATGAGGAGAGCAGCCTGGCTGAGTCTTCCACTTCTGCCCACGACAAGGaagacacacaagcacatg GTGGCTGGTGGGAAATCAAGAACTTTGATGACATCACAGGAAATGTGGCATTCGAAATCGGCAGCAGCTGTTATATCAGTTCTTTAGATAATGGCCTCTTGGCCGTAGGGCCGCCAAGAGACCAAG GGGATCCCCCAGATCCGACAGAAGTGTTCACAGTGCTCAAGCTGGGCGAGACCAAGGTCGCCTTCAAGTCAGGCTATGACAAGTACCTCGGCGTCGACATGGAGAGACGTGTGGTCGGGCGGTCCGAGGCCATCGCCAACAGGGAGCAGTTTGAGCCCGTTTTTCAGGAG GGCAAGATGGCGTTAAATGGCTGCAACAACTGTTTCATGTCAGTGAACGAGGAGGGAGACGTTGTGTGCATGTCGTCTACAGCTGGGGATGAACAGATGATTAAG CTACGTTCCAGTGCAGCCTTGGAGGAGGACCCACTGGAGAAAGTGCCAAAAGAAGAGCGAGGCACAGTCAAAGACTCGGAAATTAACTATGT GAAGAAATTCCAAAGCTTTCAGGATCGGCGTCTGCGGGTCAACCAAGATGACCGGGCAGCGTTGAAGAAAGCAAAACATGAGGGGGACTTCCATGAAACTCTGCTGGACAG GAGAGCGAAGATGAAAGCTGATCGGTACTGCAAGTAG